Proteins from one Sander lucioperca isolate FBNREF2018 chromosome 16, SLUC_FBN_1.2, whole genome shotgun sequence genomic window:
- the LOC118493493 gene encoding piggyBac transposable element-derived protein 4-like, with product MFGGKKWFTAEEAAAILVERPNADIASSSESEVSVDSEAEEAFLDGWDPDLELEPESSDSDWQPKAKWPRRTPRTVEEEEKEEEELEPQPSTSTQPARHGRGRARGRARGRARGRAGGRSTPEQSSGPEGAWQGTDVEDITPEQPSFRPARTPGSQIVGGLQYTVLQLFSLFMTNHILQVIVNNSNKFGETEHSDTFQRITMPDMMSYLAMIIYMGLIETPNITDYWRRSELYAFSFPPSVMSGRRFKAISRTIHLSDPADDAAMSHEVRQVCMANYHPRQCVSIDERMVASKARSGLRQYMKDKPVKWGYKLFVLADSTNGYTWDFFVYKGKGSQIVKGLSYDSVMQLVNTQVLGTGYRLFVDNFYTSPDLFRDLLAKKIWACGTIRQQRIGFPKDRPGGLERQAPRGTIRWIREGPVVFVQWRDTRDVLMCSTIHAAHGEDTVQRKIKGADGQWSVQDVSIPPAIKDYNRNMGGVDLSDALIGYYTILHKTKKWYRSFLFHFIDIAIVNAFILYKEMAMSHKAFRETLVMELKAVGSTTTAPPQPPPPAPPGALHKPVHFTQDGTVGRRRCVHCHQRTTVKCSSCDVWLCFTITRDYYNTWHTLNNF from the exons ATGTTCGGGGGAAAGAAGTGGTTTACAGCAGAGGAGGCAGCTGCCATATTGGTCGAAAGACCAAATGCAGATATTGCGTCCTCTTCTGAAAGCGAAGTCTCTGTGGACTCTGAAGCTGAGGAGGCTTTTCTCGATGGATGGGATCCTGATCTTGAACT AGAGCCAGAGTCATCTGACTCAGATTGGCAGCCAAAGGCAAAGTGGCCCAGGAGGACCCCAAGGActgttgaggaggaggagaaggaggaggaggagctggaaCCCCAACCCTCTACCTCCACACAGCCTGCAAGACATGGGAGGGGGAGAGCCAGAGGAAGAGCCAGAGGAAGAgccagagggagagcaggaggaaGAAGCACTCCAGAGCAGAGTTCTGGACCTGAAGGTGCATGGCAAGGCACTGATGTGGAGGACATCACTCCTGAACAGCCATCCTTCCGCCCAGCACGCACACCTGGTAGCCAGATCGTGGGTGGTTTACAATACACAGTTCTACAGTTATTTAGTTTGTTCATGACCAATCATATACTACAAGTCATTGTGAACAATTCCAACAAGTTTGGAGAAACTGAACACTCAGACACCTTTCAGAGGATCACCATGCCAGACATGATGTCATACTTGGCGATGATTATCTACATGGGACTAATCGAGACACCGAACATCACTGACTATTGGAGAAGATCTGAGTTATACGCCTTTTCTTTTCCACCGAGTGTGATGTCAGGGCGCAGGTTCAAAGCCATCTCGCGCACCATCCACCTCAGTGACCCTGCCGACGACGCTGCCATGAGCCATGAGGTTAGGCAGGTGTGCATGGCGAATTACCACCCCCGCCAGTGTGTTTCCATTGATGAGAGGATGGTCGCATCCAAAGCCCGCAGCGGACTCCGCCAGTACATGAAGGATAAGCCTGTGAAGTGGGGTTATAAGCTGTTTGTGCTGGCGGATTCCACCAATGGTTACACCTGGGACTTCTTCGTGTACAAAGGCAAAGGATCACAAATTGTCAAGGGGCTCAGTTATGACTCCGTAATGCAGCTTGTGAATACACAGGTGCTTGGTACCGGGTACAGGTTATTTGTGGATAACTTTTACACAAGCCCAGATCTCTTTCGCGACCTGCTGGCAAAGAAGATCTGGGCCTGCGGTACCATTCGCCAACAGCGTATTGGGTTCCCCAAGGACAGGCCAGGCGGGCTTGAGAGGCAGGCTCCCCGGGGCACCATTCGCTGGATCCGTGAGGGGCCCGTGGTGTTTGTTCAGTGGAGGGACACCAGGGATGTGCTGATGTGTTCCACAATCCATGCAGCACATGGAGAGGATACAGTCCAGAGAAAGATCAAGGGGGCAGATGGGCAGTGGTCTGTACAGGATGTCTCCATCCCACCAGCCATCAAGGATTACAACAG GAACATGGGTGGTGTGGACCTGTCTGATGCCCTGATTGGCTACTACACCATACTGCACAAGACCAAGAAGTGGTACCGGTCTTTCCTGTTCCACTTCATCGACATCGCCATCGTCAACGCCTTCATCCTTTACAAGGAGATGGCGATGTCGCACAAGGCATTTCGCGAGACCCTGGTGATGGAGCTGAAAGCGGTTGGGTCTACCACCACAGCCCCTCCACAGCCACCCCCTCCTGCTCCCCCAGGTGCCTTACACAAACCTGTACATTTTACACAGGATGGCACCGTAGGTCGGAGGAGGTGTGTCCACTGCCACCAGAGGACCACAGTGAAATGCTCCTCCTGTgatgtgtggctgtgttttaCAATAACCAGGGACTATTACAACACATGGCACACCCTGAACAATTTCTAA
- the LOC116064160 gene encoding zinc finger protein 501-like: MKTYSALPQSSPSASDRNSHPETLLQPAAHDQALHSEHEADKSRDWDETKDHQPGLSPLQNGEVAVSDSRCSAAKKIFSCYECGKRFRKKRHLEDHIRIHTGEKPFSCSVCKSSFKQSGGLHAHMRIHTGEKTFSCSVCKKCFTRRDSLKTHMRIHTGEKPYNCSLCDKGFISRSTLKKHTITHAAETPFRCSVCKKCFAWSGLLERHMRIHTEDPPFSCSDCGKGFFFMSNLKNHMRTHTGEKPFSCSICKKCFTQNGSLTTHMRTHTGEKPYHCSLCDKRFMKKSNLTEHMRSHTGEKHFRCSVCEKFYSNKRYLRKHMRIHTGEKPYSCSECARGFSYREALIRHMRIHTEETPAAEGEDCGGPEPARNSDPDGLKQPDTEDETGDSTSMENPE; the protein is encoded by the coding sequence ATGAAAACTTATTCTGCTcttccacagtcctctccatcagcttctgacaggaactcacatccagaAACTCTTTTACAACCGGCTGCTCATGACCAGGCTTTGCACTCTGAACATGAGGCTGATAAGAGTAGAGATTGGGACGAGACCAAGGACCATCAGCCAGGTTTAAGCCCTCTGCAAAACGGGGAAGTTGCTGTCAGCGATTCCAGATGCAGTGCTGCTAAGAAAATATTTAGCTGCTAtgagtgtgggaaaagatttAGGAAAAAGAGACATCTGGAGGATCACAttagaatccacacaggagagaaaccattcAGTTGTTCAGTCTGTAAGAGTTCTTTTAAACAGAGTGgaggtttacatgcacacatgagaatccacacaggagaaaaaacaTTCAgttgctcagtctgtaagaaatgtTTTACACGGAGGGACAGTTTGAAgacacacatgagaatccacacaggagaaaaaccgtACAATTGTTCACTTTGTGATAAAGGATTCATAAGCAGGTCAACTCTAAAGAAACACACGATAACACATGCAGCAGAAACACCATTCAggtgctcagtctgtaagaaatgttttgcatggAGTGGACTTTTAGAGAGACACATGAGGATCCACACAGAAGATCcccctttcagctgctcagacTGCGGTAAAGGATTTTTCTTCATGTCAAATTTGAAGAATCACATGAGGACTcatacaggagaaaaaccttttagtTGTTCAATCTGTAAGAAATGTTTTACACAGAATGGAAGTCTGACGACACACATGAGAACCCACACGGGAGAGAAGCCGTACCATTGTTCACTTTGTGATAAAAGATTCATGAAGAAGTCAAATCTGACGGAACACATGCGGAGTCATACAGGAGAAAAACATTTCAGATGTTCAGTCTGTGAAAAGttttattcaaataaaagaTATTTACGCAAGCACATGAGaattcacacaggagagaaaccttacAGCTGCTCAGAGTGCGCTAGAGGATTCTCGTACAGGGAAGCCCTAATTCgtcacatgagaatccacacagagGAAACCCCTGCAGCTGaaggagaggactgtggaggaccagaaccagccaggaactcagaTCCAGATGGACTTAAACAACCAGATACTGAGGACGAGACTGGAGACTCCACGTCCATGGAAAACCCTGAGTAG